A window from Lactobacillus intestinalis encodes these proteins:
- a CDS encoding PTS galactitol transporter subunit IIC yields MGVINYIMSLGASVMMPIIFLILGLIIGMGFGKSLVSGLKVGVGFVGLSVITQLLSENIGPAVNTMVKIYHLHLYTLDIGWPAASQVAFGTSVGAIIIPLGLAVNIICLLIGCTKTLNIDLWNYWHFAFIGSIVYFATKSFWWGMFAAIVTIIVTLVGADRSQKKVEKFYGKDMTGISIPQAFCVSFIPFAVMVNWIVDRIPGLNKVDIDADKMKEKFGVLGDPIVLGVIIGMLIGALARYPVAKILQLGVVLSAVMVLIPRITSLFIEGLSPIAKRTQEIVKNKFKGKEFNIGMTPALVIGNPVTLVSSLLLIPIILFLSVVIPGNQFLPLASLSGLIYIFPLVLPYTKGNVLKSLLVGIVSLILGVLSATTLAGIFTKAVKIVQASLIPAGTSSVASIDFAASPLAWIVYECTVNLPIIGAIILTIIVVSLMIWNKKEIKKGL; encoded by the coding sequence ATGGGTGTTATAAATTACATTATGTCCCTAGGTGCTAGCGTAATGATGCCAATTATTTTCTTAATTCTAGGTTTAATTATTGGAATGGGATTTGGTAAATCACTTGTATCTGGACTTAAAGTGGGAGTAGGTTTTGTTGGATTAAGTGTAATTACACAATTATTATCAGAAAATATTGGACCTGCGGTTAATACAATGGTAAAAATATATCATTTGCATCTTTACACTCTGGATATTGGATGGCCAGCTGCTTCTCAAGTTGCATTTGGTACATCGGTAGGTGCAATTATTATTCCATTAGGGCTAGCAGTAAATATTATTTGCTTATTAATCGGTTGTACTAAGACATTAAATATTGACCTATGGAATTATTGGCATTTTGCCTTTATTGGATCTATTGTATATTTTGCGACAAAAAGCTTTTGGTGGGGCATGTTTGCAGCTATAGTTACAATTATTGTTACATTGGTAGGTGCAGATAGATCTCAAAAGAAAGTTGAAAAGTTTTATGGAAAAGATATGACAGGAATTTCTATTCCTCAAGCTTTCTGTGTCAGCTTCATTCCTTTTGCAGTAATGGTTAACTGGATTGTAGATAGAATTCCAGGCCTTAATAAGGTAGATATTGATGCCGATAAAATGAAAGAAAAGTTTGGAGTATTAGGAGATCCAATCGTTTTGGGTGTAATTATCGGGATGCTTATAGGTGCCTTAGCGCGTTATCCAGTAGCTAAAATTTTACAATTAGGTGTCGTTCTTTCAGCAGTCATGGTTCTTATTCCGAGAATTACTAGTTTATTTATTGAAGGTTTGTCTCCAATTGCTAAACGTACTCAAGAAATTGTTAAAAATAAATTCAAAGGAAAAGAGTTTAACATTGGAATGACCCCAGCATTGGTAATCGGTAATCCTGTTACTTTGGTATCTAGTTTGCTATTAATTCCAATTATTCTTTTCTTGTCTGTAGTGATTCCAGGAAATCAATTTCTACCATTAGCTAGTTTATCTGGGTTAATTTATATTTTCCCATTAGTTCTTCCTTATACAAAAGGTAACGTTCTTAAATCATTATTAGTAGGGATCGTTAGCTTGATTTTGGGAGTTCTTTCGGCTACGACTTTGGCTGGTATCTTCACTAAAGCTGTTAAGATAGTTCAAGCAAGTTTAATTCCAGCCGGTACTTCTTCTGTAGCAAGCATTGACTTTGCTGCTAGTCCTCTTGCATGGATTGTATATGAATGTACTGTAAATCTTCCTATTATTGGTGCAATTATTTTAACCATAATTGTAGTTTCTTTAATGATTTGGAACAAGAAAGAAATTAAGAAAGGTTTGTAA
- a CDS encoding IclR family transcriptional regulator, translating to MTEKRLYGTVLLKAKKILDFISNLETAPTLKEISTGVEISKPTVLKILQTLEYCGFVRSVGTEKQYYLGSIFIKYGDKTTKSFDISNIAMPFLNELRDKTTEAVNLGILENNQIILLNRAKSSNSIRFDLELGGSMNMYSSAMGKALLSTYSEEQLNHYLDQTALTPLTKSTFTNREDLLKELTQIKQQGYAVDNIENQDGIYCIGFPLIKNDHIFGAFSISAPVFRVDNDKVNKWIELGMETQKKILAHF from the coding sequence ATGACAGAAAAACGTTTATATGGCACGGTTTTATTAAAAGCTAAGAAAATTTTAGATTTTATTTCCAATTTAGAAACTGCTCCTACTTTAAAAGAAATTAGTACTGGTGTAGAAATTTCCAAACCAACAGTTTTGAAAATTTTGCAGACTTTAGAATATTGTGGTTTTGTACGTTCCGTTGGTACTGAAAAACAATACTATTTAGGTTCAATTTTTATTAAATATGGAGATAAAACTACAAAAAGCTTCGATATTTCAAATATAGCAATGCCATTTCTAAATGAACTACGCGACAAAACTACCGAAGCTGTCAACTTGGGAATTTTAGAAAATAATCAAATCATTTTATTGAACCGAGCCAAAAGCTCTAATAGTATTCGCTTTGATCTAGAACTCGGCGGTTCAATGAATATGTATTCTTCAGCAATGGGTAAAGCCCTGCTTTCGACTTACTCGGAAGAACAACTTAATCATTATCTTGATCAAACCGCTCTAACTCCTTTAACCAAAAGCACTTTTACCAATCGCGAAGATTTATTAAAGGAACTTACTCAGATCAAACAACAAGGATATGCAGTTGATAATATTGAGAATCAAGATGGAATTTATTGCATTGGCTTCCCTCTTATAAAAAATGATCATATTTTTGGTGCATTTAGCATCAGTGCCCCAGTCTTTAGAGTTGATAATGATAAAGTCAATAAATGGATTGAGTTAGGTATGGAAACACAAAAGAAAATTTTAGCGCATTTTTAA
- a CDS encoding bifunctional 2-keto-4-hydroxyglutarate aldolase/2-keto-3-deoxy-6-phosphogluconate aldolase: MMLSKFRSLQKVERAGVVAVIRGYSQENSYKTAKACIAGGVTAIELAFTSPNTDITIKQLSKEYENTNVVIGAGTVLDSATARIAIIAGAQFIVSPSFNKETAKTCNLYDIPYIPGCFSPTEVQQALTYGADVIKIFPSSIVGQKIISEIHGPFPYVNVMPSGGVSLENINKWFENGAYVVGVGGSLVGPGLKDDYIQVKHNAEAFHAKLQRIESNVVYAS, encoded by the coding sequence ATGATGTTGTCAAAGTTTAGATCTTTACAGAAAGTTGAAAGAGCTGGTGTAGTAGCCGTCATTAGAGGTTATAGCCAGGAAAACTCTTATAAGACCGCTAAAGCTTGTATTGCAGGAGGGGTGACAGCCATTGAATTAGCTTTTACTTCTCCCAATACAGATATAACAATTAAACAATTAAGTAAGGAATATGAAAATACTAATGTAGTTATTGGAGCTGGTACTGTCTTGGATAGTGCTACAGCACGAATAGCAATTATAGCTGGTGCCCAATTTATTGTTAGTCCATCCTTTAATAAAGAAACTGCTAAAACATGCAATTTATATGATATTCCATATATTCCAGGATGCTTTAGTCCAACCGAGGTTCAGCAAGCTTTAACTTATGGAGCAGATGTAATAAAAATTTTTCCGAGCTCTATTGTGGGACAAAAAATTATTTCAGAAATTCATGGTCCATTTCCATATGTTAATGTTATGCCTAGTGGAGGTGTTTCTCTAGAAAATATAAATAAATGGTTTGAAAATGGAGCATATGTTGTTGGTGTAGGAGGAAGCTTAGTAGGTCCTGGACTTAAGGATGATTATATTCAAGTTAAACATAATGCAGAAGCTTTTCATGCAAAACTACAAAGAATAGAGAGTAACGTGGTATATGCTTCATAG
- the kduD gene encoding 2-dehydro-3-deoxy-D-gluconate 5-dehydrogenase KduD yields MSEIHESEEEIRQHEEELKNNFSMDKFSLKGKVAVITGGNTGLGQGYAIAMAKAGADIFIPTYGKQEWDNTRDLIESVGRKVEFMDVDLTKPGVPHEVIEEAVKKMGHIDILVNNAGMIKRNPLLESKDEDWDRVIAINLSAVYHMSLEACKVFAKQNYGKIINIGSMLSFQGGKFIPSYTASKHGVAGLTKAFASEMGAYNVTVNAIAPGYIKTENTAPIRADKARNDEILGRIPMGHWADPYELMGPAVFLASDASAYINGAILSVDGGYLVR; encoded by the coding sequence ATGTCAGAAATTCATGAATCAGAAGAAGAAATTAGACAGCACGAAGAAGAATTAAAGAACAACTTTAGCATGGATAAATTTAGCTTGAAAGGTAAAGTTGCAGTTATCACTGGTGGTAACACCGGACTTGGGCAAGGCTACGCAATTGCGATGGCTAAAGCTGGTGCAGATATCTTTATTCCAACTTATGGTAAACAGGAATGGGACAATACCCGAGACTTAATTGAAAGTGTTGGACGAAAAGTTGAATTTATGGACGTTGACTTAACTAAACCTGGTGTTCCTCATGAGGTTATTGAAGAAGCTGTTAAGAAGATGGGGCACATTGATATTTTAGTTAACAATGCGGGTATGATTAAACGTAATCCACTTCTTGAATCCAAAGATGAAGACTGGGATCGAGTAATTGCCATTAACTTAAGTGCTGTTTATCATATGTCCCTTGAAGCATGTAAGGTTTTTGCTAAACAAAATTACGGTAAGATTATTAACATTGGTTCAATGCTTTCCTTCCAAGGTGGAAAATTTATTCCTTCATACACTGCTTCAAAGCACGGTGTTGCTGGACTTACTAAAGCCTTTGCGTCTGAAATGGGTGCTTATAATGTGACTGTTAATGCAATTGCACCAGGTTATATTAAAACTGAAAATACTGCTCCAATTCGTGCAGATAAGGCTCGTAATGATGAAATTTTAGGTAGAATTCCAATGGGTCACTGGGCTGATCCATATGAATTAATGGGACCTGCAGTCTTCTTGGCAAGTGATGCTTCAGCATATATCAACGGAGCTATTTTATCAGTTGACGGAGGTTACTTAGTTCGTTAG
- a CDS encoding sugar kinase produces the protein MTEFITLGEPLVVFCSTQADCSIEDATNFNKVIGGAELNVAIGVQRLGHSSEYVSQVGADPQGEFIQKRIKASHIDVNNLKQSKKYFTGYQMKQLVTHGDPYVFNFRKNSAASHLTPKDVSSIDLKGVKFAHLTGILAATSEKAKKASETFARRINEANIILTFDPNLRPAMWPDKEKMITTINHLAKYADIVLPGQNEGKILVGSDDPEKIADFYLNNGQTKIVFVKTGAKGVYFKTKMGNAAFVPGFNVKKVVDTVGAGDGFAVGIITALMEGKNYVQAAKRGNAIGAMQVQTHGDNDGYPTYNQLIDFYKEYGVIQNDVVKV, from the coding sequence ATGACAGAATTTATTACTCTGGGCGAACCTCTTGTCGTATTTTGCTCAACCCAAGCGGATTGTTCTATTGAAGATGCAACTAATTTTAATAAAGTAATAGGTGGTGCAGAATTAAATGTTGCCATTGGTGTACAAAGATTAGGTCATTCCTCAGAATATGTAAGTCAGGTTGGTGCCGATCCTCAAGGAGAATTCATTCAAAAAAGAATAAAAGCTAGTCACATTGATGTAAATAATTTAAAGCAGTCTAAAAAGTATTTCACTGGTTATCAAATGAAACAATTAGTTACTCACGGAGATCCTTACGTTTTTAATTTTAGAAAAAATTCTGCGGCTTCACATTTAACTCCAAAAGATGTCTCCTCTATCGATTTAAAAGGAGTGAAGTTTGCTCATTTAACAGGAATTTTAGCTGCAACTTCTGAAAAAGCAAAAAAAGCCAGTGAAACCTTTGCTCGGAGAATAAATGAAGCCAATATTATCTTAACGTTTGATCCTAACTTAAGACCTGCTATGTGGCCAGATAAGGAAAAAATGATAACAACAATTAATCATTTAGCCAAATATGCAGATATTGTATTACCCGGCCAAAATGAGGGGAAAATTTTGGTCGGTAGTGATGATCCTGAAAAAATAGCAGATTTTTATTTAAATAATGGACAAACAAAAATAGTTTTTGTAAAAACAGGAGCTAAAGGAGTATATTTCAAAACTAAAATGGGTAATGCGGCTTTCGTTCCAGGATTTAATGTAAAAAAAGTGGTGGATACTGTTGGTGCGGGAGATGGATTCGCAGTGGGTATTATTACGGCTTTAATGGAAGGAAAAAATTACGTGCAGGCAGCTAAGCGAGGTAATGCAATTGGAGCTATGCAAGTACAGACGCATGGCGATAATGATGGCTATCCGACATATAATCAATTAATAGATTTTTATAAAGAATATGGAGTAATTCAAAATGATGTTGTCAAAGTTTAG
- a CDS encoding S8 family serine peptidase translates to MSDYSWPKSHNKYSYVFKTREGLNKIETQKRAKSVSDMRKKWVATAIIALASGSTVFLSQTSSVEAAIGETSVQNVKVSVAKNESDSQKFNNSQNLEQKTPQAAAANQNGSQVQNDHTETQLQNQQTTQSQVTQAHTEENNASSIPEPANQADHVKGNVQSAWDQGYKGQNTVVAVIDSGADTSHKDFQTMPSNPKLKQEDVQSKIDQQGYGKYVNEKFPYVYNYADRDNDYIKSDDNNQNDSPHGQHVSGIIAADGHPEGDQQYVVGVAPEAQLMQLRVFGQFSDEKTDDVARAIYDATNLGADVIQMSLGQGVADQQLTNIEQKAVQYAIDHGVFVSISASNNGNSASVDNPSKVTAKGYGSGSEAGNYEPLNSGTVANPGASKNALTVAAETSGTGKDSDMASFSSWGPLSDFSLKPDLSAPGYQVVSTVNDNQYQTMSGTSMAGPFAAGSAALVIQRLKQTNPELKGAELVAATKALLMNSAKVQTQNGYTTPVSPRRQGAGQIDVGAATANPVYVTAADGTSSLSLRQVDEKTTFTLTFHNLTDQEQSYSFNDLGGGYTEQRDPDSGVFHEVQLAGAHVNGVGNFTLAPKEVKDLQYTLDLQGLNKNQPVEGWLHFTNDKDKSTVVVPYLAYYGDLTSENVFDQNANEEKPDIQGNRFVNENNYPLGVTDQESLKQLVNVDSDYNWQEVAKLYESGKVAFSPNDDHQSDLIKPYAYLKQNVKDLKVEILDAKGNVVRVVSDVQGVDKSYDESGVTKDASLSVSMRDNPDAFEWDGKVYDTKTGQMVTAPDGQYTYRFVATLWNEGPNQKQTADFPVVVDTQAPSLSVKYDSATHTLSGNYEDKGAGFTDYSYVTVQVNDKVFGYKLNEGESGFDNSEKTKGHFNFTLSSDALDALSGSLNKVSVTLSDVANNTTVKTVDVPAVKDQPAVSVWNATEGVEFNKNSKDYNKENDTYTLYGSAAQDFYLNGALVQVRDGKYEVPVKTTTQDLVFSTDQAGKNVLKSFTTFTPKAFFNWQNVDGFDGNFGVNIYSVKTNDPNNAVVQAAVPLGKNVKAYAQDYFTGEVYKGQVENGVATFHVHTSINQGEDGIFKRALLTGWSEVDGPAYNDKQVTSKAGVASSNHLGVYYTTDKVNRKVYTDRADLGVDVQDEAADLSSFGPTAYPGHALADLTTRTDPNPAIHFDYLNDNDTTRFGQNAVTDGYYDSVTKKFTVTGHVDPEVKSLTVLGDSSDENAPQNQVKLGKDGKFSFSFTTENVGQRPVAYIYTDQNGQKVRGTLNVVLDTVAPTLNVDQVNGNELEVKTNNPLFKLSGVVNDNLDGYRLYVNGNNIYREFLNSGYNKLAGLNTDGTDVNPYGPHNFEESFNLNDDNNQPTTHVFTIYVVDQVGNKVEKKIAVNYDPDYVAEPPKTDQDQNSGQTAQPQTNPAVNVDKPTTPDNTSEVPAVDQTKHSDSEQTNQVPKDNPTDQLSVQVPVSRETSVTKDNNLNDVVLTAKSFPLLHDAYLYDENGEVVLTSDPQKKSVLKKGKTISALQNGHVYVIKGVKFYQVGKNQYVKVANTTLQAGKRLQLKHNAFVYDEKGKLVKKHGKSVLLPKNKWVSALNNADKFKVNGVTYYKLTDHQYIKVANTVVQPAKKLKLTHNAFVYDQNGKRVKKSKLLKKGTVLLALNGAEKFKLKNKTYYQVGKNQYVKVANTL, encoded by the coding sequence ATGAGTGATTATAGCTGGCCAAAGAGCCACAATAAGTATTCTTATGTTTTCAAAACAAGAGAAGGCTTAAACAAGATTGAAACACAAAAACGTGCGAAGAGCGTTTCAGATATGCGAAAGAAATGGGTGGCTACAGCTATTATTGCTTTAGCATCTGGTTCGACTGTCTTTTTGAGTCAGACATCTTCTGTTGAAGCAGCAATAGGAGAGACTTCTGTCCAAAATGTTAAAGTTTCTGTGGCTAAAAATGAAAGTGATTCACAAAAATTTAATAATAGTCAGAACTTGGAACAAAAAACTCCGCAAGCAGCAGCTGCTAATCAAAATGGGTCACAAGTACAAAATGACCATACTGAAACTCAATTACAAAACCAACAAACTACTCAATCTCAGGTAACTCAAGCTCACACAGAAGAAAATAATGCTTCATCAATTCCTGAACCAGCTAATCAGGCCGATCATGTAAAAGGAAATGTTCAATCTGCATGGGACCAGGGTTATAAAGGTCAAAATACGGTTGTAGCCGTAATTGATTCTGGGGCTGATACCAGTCATAAAGATTTCCAAACAATGCCATCTAATCCAAAACTTAAGCAAGAAGATGTTCAAAGTAAGATTGATCAGCAAGGATATGGAAAATATGTTAATGAAAAATTTCCATATGTTTATAATTATGCCGATAGGGACAATGATTATATTAAATCGGATGATAATAATCAAAATGATAGTCCTCATGGGCAACATGTTTCTGGAATTATTGCGGCAGATGGGCACCCTGAGGGTGATCAACAATATGTTGTCGGAGTTGCTCCAGAAGCTCAGCTTATGCAACTTAGAGTATTTGGGCAATTTTCTGATGAAAAAACAGATGATGTAGCAAGAGCTATCTATGATGCAACTAACTTAGGTGCCGATGTTATCCAAATGTCCTTAGGACAGGGTGTGGCAGATCAACAGTTAACTAATATTGAACAAAAAGCAGTTCAATATGCGATTGACCATGGTGTATTTGTTTCAATTTCTGCTTCTAATAATGGAAATTCTGCTTCAGTAGATAATCCAAGTAAAGTTACCGCAAAAGGTTATGGGTCCGGATCAGAAGCTGGAAATTATGAACCTTTGAATTCTGGAACGGTCGCCAACCCCGGTGCTTCTAAGAATGCCTTAACTGTTGCTGCGGAAACTTCTGGAACTGGCAAAGATAGTGACATGGCTTCATTTTCATCATGGGGACCATTATCTGATTTTAGTTTAAAGCCAGATCTTTCAGCTCCTGGTTATCAGGTGGTTTCAACTGTTAATGATAATCAATATCAAACAATGAGTGGAACTTCAATGGCTGGTCCATTTGCAGCTGGCAGTGCTGCTTTAGTAATCCAACGGCTAAAGCAAACTAATCCAGAGTTAAAAGGAGCAGAACTTGTTGCTGCAACTAAAGCATTATTGATGAATAGCGCTAAAGTGCAAACGCAAAATGGATACACCACGCCTGTTTCTCCAAGAAGACAAGGTGCAGGTCAAATTGATGTAGGAGCTGCTACGGCCAATCCAGTTTATGTAACTGCTGCTGATGGAACGAGCTCCTTATCTTTACGTCAAGTTGATGAAAAAACTACTTTTACTCTTACTTTTCATAATTTAACAGATCAAGAACAAAGCTACAGCTTTAATGATTTGGGGGGAGGTTATACTGAACAACGTGATCCCGATAGTGGGGTCTTTCATGAGGTTCAATTAGCAGGAGCTCATGTGAATGGTGTAGGCAATTTTACTCTAGCACCAAAAGAGGTTAAAGACCTTCAATATACATTAGATTTACAGGGGTTAAATAAAAATCAGCCAGTAGAAGGATGGCTTCATTTTACTAATGATAAAGATAAATCGACTGTGGTAGTGCCATATTTAGCATATTATGGTGATTTGACTAGTGAAAATGTCTTCGATCAAAATGCAAATGAAGAAAAGCCAGATATTCAAGGTAATCGTTTCGTTAATGAAAACAATTATCCACTTGGAGTAACTGATCAAGAATCTTTAAAACAATTAGTAAATGTTGACAGTGATTACAATTGGCAAGAAGTTGCTAAACTTTACGAAAGTGGAAAAGTTGCTTTTTCACCAAATGATGATCATCAAAGTGACCTTATCAAGCCATATGCTTATTTAAAGCAAAATGTAAAAGACTTAAAGGTTGAAATTTTAGACGCTAAGGGTAACGTAGTGCGCGTAGTATCTGATGTTCAAGGGGTTGATAAGTCTTACGATGAAAGTGGAGTAACTAAAGATGCTAGTCTTTCAGTCTCCATGAGAGACAATCCCGATGCTTTTGAATGGGACGGTAAAGTTTACGATACTAAAACTGGTCAAATGGTAACGGCGCCCGATGGACAATATACTTATCGCTTTGTTGCTACTCTCTGGAATGAAGGACCAAATCAAAAACAGACTGCAGATTTTCCAGTTGTAGTAGATACACAAGCTCCTAGTTTAAGCGTTAAATATGATTCGGCTACTCATACTTTGTCCGGTAACTATGAAGATAAGGGTGCAGGTTTTACGGATTATTCTTATGTTACTGTCCAAGTAAATGATAAAGTCTTTGGTTACAAGTTGAATGAGGGCGAATCAGGTTTTGACAACAGTGAAAAAACAAAAGGTCATTTCAATTTTACTTTAAGTTCAGATGCTTTGGATGCTTTAAGTGGTAGTTTGAATAAAGTTTCTGTAACTTTAAGTGATGTAGCTAACAACACGACAGTTAAAACTGTTGATGTTCCTGCTGTTAAAGATCAACCAGCAGTTTCTGTGTGGAATGCAACCGAAGGGGTAGAATTTAATAAAAATTCTAAAGACTACAATAAAGAAAATGATACTTACACTTTATATGGTTCAGCGGCCCAAGATTTCTATTTAAATGGTGCCTTAGTGCAAGTACGAGATGGCAAATACGAGGTTCCAGTAAAAACGACTACCCAAGATTTGGTATTTTCTACTGATCAAGCAGGTAAAAATGTTTTAAAGTCTTTCACTACTTTTACCCCTAAGGCATTCTTTAATTGGCAAAATGTCGATGGCTTTGACGGGAATTTTGGAGTAAATATCTATTCTGTGAAGACTAATGATCCAAATAATGCAGTTGTGCAAGCAGCAGTTCCTCTAGGTAAAAATGTCAAAGCCTATGCTCAAGACTATTTCACTGGTGAAGTATATAAAGGCCAAGTAGAAAATGGAGTAGCTACTTTCCATGTGCATACTTCTATTAATCAAGGCGAAGACGGTATATTTAAACGTGCGCTTTTAACAGGGTGGAGTGAAGTGGACGGTCCGGCATATAATGATAAACAAGTTACCAGTAAAGCTGGTGTAGCTAGTTCAAATCATTTAGGTGTTTATTACACCACTGATAAGGTTAATCGAAAGGTTTATACTGATCGCGCTGATTTAGGTGTAGATGTTCAAGATGAAGCAGCTGACTTAAGTTCATTTGGCCCAACCGCATACCCAGGACATGCTCTAGCAGATTTAACTACTCGAACGGATCCTAATCCAGCAATTCATTTTGATTATTTGAATGATAATGACACTACTAGATTTGGACAAAATGCAGTGACTGATGGATATTATGATTCCGTAACTAAAAAGTTTACTGTTACAGGACATGTCGATCCAGAAGTTAAATCGCTTACTGTCTTAGGAGATAGTTCTGATGAAAATGCTCCTCAAAATCAAGTCAAGTTGGGCAAAGATGGCAAGTTCAGTTTTAGTTTCACTACTGAAAATGTAGGCCAACGTCCCGTAGCTTATATTTATACTGATCAAAATGGTCAAAAAGTTCGCGGTACCCTAAATGTTGTCTTAGATACAGTTGCGCCAACCTTAAATGTAGATCAAGTAAATGGTAACGAACTTGAAGTCAAAACTAACAATCCTCTTTTCAAACTTTCAGGAGTAGTTAATGATAATTTAGATGGCTATAGACTTTATGTAAATGGCAATAATATTTATCGAGAATTCTTAAATTCTGGCTACAATAAATTAGCAGGTTTAAATACTGATGGGACAGATGTAAACCCATATGGTCCGCATAACTTTGAAGAAAGTTTCAATTTAAATGATGACAACAATCAACCAACTACTCATGTCTTTACGATTTACGTAGTTGACCAAGTTGGTAATAAAGTAGAAAAGAAGATCGCTGTTAATTATGATCCAGACTATGTGGCTGAACCTCCAAAAACGGATCAAGATCAAAATTCTGGTCAGACTGCACAACCGCAAACAAATCCAGCAGTAAATGTTGATAAGCCTACCACTCCAGATAACACATCTGAAGTTCCAGCTGTTGATCAAACCAAACATTCAGATAGTGAGCAAACTAATCAAGTTCCAAAGGATAATCCGACAGATCAACTCTCTGTTCAAGTTCCTGTTTCACGTGAAACTAGTGTTACAAAAGATAATAATCTTAATGATGTAGTTTTAACGGCTAAATCATTCCCGCTTCTTCATGATGCATATTTATATGATGAAAATGGGGAAGTCGTTTTAACTAGTGATCCACAGAAGAAATCAGTTTTGAAGAAAGGCAAGACAATCAGTGCGCTTCAAAATGGACATGTTTATGTAATTAAAGGTGTAAAATTCTACCAAGTTGGTAAGAATCAGTATGTAAAGGTCGCCAACACTACTTTGCAAGCTGGTAAGAGATTGCAATTAAAGCATAATGCCTTTGTTTATGATGAAAAAGGAAAGCTGGTTAAGAAGCATGGCAAGAGTGTACTTTTACCAAAAAATAAGTGGGTTTCAGCTTTAAATAATGCAGACAAGTTTAAAGTAAATGGTGTAACTTATTATAAACTTACGGATCATCAATATATCAAAGTTGCTAATACCGTCGTTCAACCAGCTAAGAAACTTAAGTTAACTCATAATGCCTTTGTTTATGATCAAAATGGCAAACGAGTTAAAAAGAGTAAGCTTTTAAAGAAGGGCACAGTGCTTTTGGCCTTAAATGGAGCTGAAAAGTTTAAGCTCAAGAATAAGACTTACTATCAAGTTGGTAAGAATCAATATGTAAAAGTCGCTAATACTTTATAA